From Woronichinia naegeliana WA131, the proteins below share one genomic window:
- a CDS encoding Gfo/Idh/MocA family oxidoreductase: protein MQIRVALFGVGRWGKHFLRLLLQHPLVTLTAIADPHPQALADCQQQFNLDPQILLTTDWQGLLASTALDAVIVTTPASSHYDVIMASLRVGCHVLAEKPLCLTVAECEQVIQLAQAQHRHLWVDHTYLFHPAIKQGKEIIESGQLGELRYGYSSRTHLGPVRQDVDALWDLAIHDLCIFSHWLGEFPQQVQAQGHYWLQENLADLVWANLSYPRGFQSSLHLCWLNPDKQRRLVIVGSQGSLIFDELAPNPLILQKGEFEHRDHAFIPVAQETIPIVVPSAEPLQQVCHQFLAAVSQSLIPNLDQALLGLKLVEILTALSLSCQQLGKPMLISSGD, encoded by the coding sequence ATGCAGATTCGTGTCGCGCTTTTTGGTGTGGGTCGTTGGGGTAAACATTTTCTACGTTTGTTGTTACAGCATCCCCTCGTTACCTTAACGGCGATCGCCGATCCCCATCCCCAGGCCTTAGCAGACTGTCAACAGCAATTTAATCTAGACCCTCAGATCCTTTTAACGACTGACTGGCAAGGGTTACTGGCTTCCACCGCACTGGACGCAGTAATTGTCACGACTCCCGCTAGTAGTCATTATGACGTAATTATGGCCAGTTTAAGAGTGGGTTGTCATGTCCTAGCGGAAAAACCTCTCTGTTTAACCGTTGCTGAGTGTGAACAAGTCATCCAACTAGCTCAAGCGCAACACCGTCATCTTTGGGTTGATCATACCTATCTCTTTCATCCAGCCATTAAACAAGGCAAGGAAATTATTGAATCGGGTCAGTTGGGAGAACTGCGCTATGGTTACAGTAGTCGTACTCATTTAGGCCCGGTGCGTCAAGATGTGGATGCTCTTTGGGATTTAGCGATTCATGATCTCTGTATTTTTTCCCATTGGTTAGGAGAATTTCCCCAACAGGTACAGGCTCAAGGTCATTACTGGCTACAGGAAAATTTAGCTGATTTGGTTTGGGCAAATTTAAGCTATCCCAGGGGTTTTCAATCCTCTTTACATCTCTGTTGGTTGAATCCCGATAAACAACGCCGCTTGGTAATTGTCGGTAGTCAGGGGAGTTTGATTTTTGATGAATTAGCCCCTAACCCGCTTATTCTGCAAAAGGGAGAATTTGAACACCGCGACCATGCCTTTATCCCCGTCGCTCAGGAAACGATCCCCATAGTTGTTCCCTCTGCTGAACCCTTACAGCAAGTTTGTCATCAGTTTTTGGCTGCCGTTAGTCAATCTCTGATCCCGAACCTTGACCAGGCTTTGCTAGGGCTAAAATTGGTAGAGATTTTGACAGCTTTGAGCCTTTCCTGTCAACAATTGGGAAAACCGATGCTTATTTCTTCAGGCGATTGA